A section of the Rattus norvegicus strain BN/NHsdMcwi chromosome 15, GRCr8, whole genome shotgun sequence genome encodes:
- the Psmb11 gene encoding proteasome subunit beta type-11 — MALQDVCKWQAPDTHGLSLRLPQAGGWAVPRGCDPQTFLQIYGPRLAHGTTTLAFRFRHGVIAAADTRSSCGSYVACPASRKVIPVHRHLLGTTSGTSADCATWYRVLRRELRLRELREGQLPSVAGTAKLLSAMMSRYRGLDLCVATALCGWDHSGPALFYVYSDGTCLQGDVFSVGSGSPYAYGVLDRSYHYDMTVQEAYTLARCAVAHATHRDAYSGGSVDLFHVRESGWEYISRSDACVLYRELQEAQGFEQELEAKASEVLPEPATPQDARESELSVELEEVTPEDCKIIVKTETM; from the coding sequence ATGGCTCTTCAGGATGTCTGCAAGTGGCAGGCCCCCGACACTCATGGACTGTCCCTTCGCTTGCCTCAGGCTGGTGGCTGGGCTGTGCCCCGGGGCTGTGACCCGCAAACCTTCCTGCAGATCTATGGCCCCAGGCTGGCTCATGGCACCACCACCCTGGCTTTTCGCTTTCGTCACGGTGTCATTGCTGCAGCTGATACTCGTTCCTCCTGTGGCAGCTATGTGGCCTGTCCAGCCTCACGAAAGGTCATCCCTGTGCACCGGCATCTCCTGGGTACCACCTCTGGAACCTCTGCTGACTGTGCCACATGGTACCGGGTGCTACGGCGGGAGCTTCGACTTCGGGAACTGAGGGAAGGCCAGCTGCCCAGCGTGGCAGGCACAGCCAAACTCTTGTCAGCTATGATGTCCCGTTATCGGGGTCTGGATCTGTGTGTGGCCACTGCCCTGTGTGGCTGGGACCACTCTGGACCTGCCCTCTTCTATGTCTACAGCGATGGCACTTGTCTGCAGGGGGATGTCTTCTCGGTGGGCTCTGGATCTCCCTATGCCTACGGTGTGCTTGACCGTAGCTACCACTATGACATGACCGTCCAGGAAGCCTACACCCTGGCCCGCTGTGCTGTGGCCCATGCCACCCACCGTGATGCTTATTCAGGGGGCTCAGTGGACCTTTTCCACGTTCGGGAGAGTGGATGGGAGTATATATCCCGCAGTGATGCCTGCGTACTGTATAGGGAGCTGCAGGAAGCCCAGGGCTTCGAGCAGGAGCTAGAGGCAAAAGCTAGTGAAGTCCTTCCTGAGCCTGCCACTCCACAAGACGCTCGAGAAAGTGAACTCTCTGTGGAACTAGAGGAGGTGACACCAGAAGACTGCAAGATAATAGTGAAGACCGAAACAATGTGA